GCGGGCGAGCTCATGGTCTCCGCCACCGCCTCCGGCAACCTGGTCGTGCTGCGCACCCCGCCGGGGGCCGCCCAGTTCCTGGCCTCGGCCATCGACGCCGCCGAGGTCTTCGAGATCATCGGCACCATCGCCGGTGACGACACCGTGCTGCTGATCAGCCGCGACCCGGCCGGCGGCCAGGCGCTGGCCGACCACCTGCTGCAGCTCGCCCAGGCCAAGGCGCAGTAGCCTCCGCCCCCGTCCCTCGCCCGAGGGGCGGGGGCGTCCGGTCCCCGGGACCGCCCACACCCGAAAACCCTGTTTTGAGTTTCATGCGCCGTCGTGCATACTTATGCCTAACGCCGTATGGAACATCGCCTCGTTGTGAAGGAGCAAGCCGTGACCGAGCGCGTCGTACTCGCCTATTCGGGCGGTCTGGACACGTCCGTCTGCATCGGCTGGATCGCCGAGGAGACCGGCGCCGAGGTCATCGCCGTGGCCGTGGACGTCGGCCAGGGCGGCGAGGACCTGGACGTCATCCGCCAGCGCGCGCTGGACTGCGGCGCCGTCGAGGCCGAGGTCGCGGACGCCCGCACCGAGTTCGCCGACGAGTACTGCCTCCCGGCCCTCAAGGCCAACGCCCTCTACCAGGGCGAGTACCCGCTGGTCTCGGCGCTGTCCCGGCCGGTGATCGTCAAGCACCTGGTCGCCGCCGCGCAGAAGCACGGCGCCACCACGGTCGCCCACGGCTGCACCGGCAAGGGCAACGACCAGGTCCGCTTCGAGGTCGGCATCAACTCGCTCGCCCCGGGCCTGAAGTGCATCGCCCCGGTCCGCGACTACGCGATGACCCGCGACAAGGCGATCGCCTTCGCCGAGGCCAAGGGCCTGCCGATCGCGACCACCAAGAAGTCGCCGTACTCGATCGACCAGAACGTCTTCGGCCGCGCCGTCGAGACCGGCTTCCTCGAGGACATCTGGAACGCCCCGATCGAGGACGTCTACGAGTACACCCAGAACCCGGCCACCCCGCGCGAGGCCGACGAGGTGGTCATCACCTTCGAGGCCGGCGTCCCGGTCGCCATCGACGGCCGCAAGGTCACCGTCCTCCAGGCCATCGAGGAGCTGAACAAGCGCGCCGGTGCCCAGGGCGTCGGCCGGCTCGACATGGTCGAGGACCGCCTGGTCGGCATCAAGTCCCGCGAGATCTACGAGGCCCCCGGCGCGATCGCCCTGATCACCGCCCACCAGGCACTGGAGAACGTCACCGTCGAGCGCGAGCTGGCCCGCTACAAGCGGCAGGTCGAGCAGCGCTGGGCCGAGCTGGTCTACGACGGCCTCTGGTTCTCCCCGCTCAAGCGCGCCCTGGACGGCTTCGTCAACGAGGCCAACCAGTACGTCTCCGGCGACATCCGGATGGTGCTGCACGGCGGCCGCGCGGTGGTCAACGGCCGCAAGTCCGAGCAGTCGCTGTACGACTTCAACCTCGCCACCTACGACACCGGTGACACCTTCGACCAGTCGATGTCCAAGGGCTTCATCGAGATCTTCGGCATGTCCTCGAAGATCGCCGCCCGGCGCGACCTGGCCTGAGCCGTCCCCTTCCCGAGCCCCGGCCGCCCCCCATCGGCCGGGGCTCGTCCCCACCCGCAGCTGTAAGGAGCCCACGCGATGACCGCCGACCAGAACGCCGACGTCCGCCTCTGGGGCGCGCGCTTCGCCGACGGCCCCTCCGAGGCGCTGGCCAAGCTCTCCGCCTCGGTCCACTTCGACTGGCGCCTCGCGCCGTACGACATCGCCGGCTCCAAGGCGCACGCCCGGGTGCTGCACCGGGCCGGCCTGCTCGACGACGCCGAGCTGGAGGCGATGCTGGCCGGGCTGGACCGGCTGCTCGCCGACGTGGAGTCCGGCGCCTTCGTCGGCACGGTCGCCGACGAGGACGTGCACACCGCCCTGGAGCGCGGCCTGCTGGAGCGGCTCGGCCCCGACCTCGGCGGCAAGCTGCGGGCCGGCCGGTCCCGCAACGACCAGATCGCCACCCTGTTCCGGATGTACCTGCGCGACCACGCGAAGATCATCGGCGGACTGGTCCTGGACCTCCAGCACGCCCTGGTCGGCCTCGCCGAGGCCCACCCCGACACCGCCATGCCGGGCCGCACCCACCTCCAGCACGCCCAGCCCGTGCTCTTCGCCCACCACGTCCTCGCGCACGTGCAGGCCCTCGG
The window above is part of the Kitasatospora sp. HUAS MG31 genome. Proteins encoded here:
- a CDS encoding argininosuccinate synthase, producing MTERVVLAYSGGLDTSVCIGWIAEETGAEVIAVAVDVGQGGEDLDVIRQRALDCGAVEAEVADARTEFADEYCLPALKANALYQGEYPLVSALSRPVIVKHLVAAAQKHGATTVAHGCTGKGNDQVRFEVGINSLAPGLKCIAPVRDYAMTRDKAIAFAEAKGLPIATTKKSPYSIDQNVFGRAVETGFLEDIWNAPIEDVYEYTQNPATPREADEVVITFEAGVPVAIDGRKVTVLQAIEELNKRAGAQGVGRLDMVEDRLVGIKSREIYEAPGAIALITAHQALENVTVERELARYKRQVEQRWAELVYDGLWFSPLKRALDGFVNEANQYVSGDIRMVLHGGRAVVNGRKSEQSLYDFNLATYDTGDTFDQSMSKGFIEIFGMSSKIAARRDLA